Proteins encoded in a region of the Raphanus sativus cultivar WK10039 chromosome 8, ASM80110v3, whole genome shotgun sequence genome:
- the LOC130498540 gene encoding F-box protein DOR-like, producing the protein MKARRRNVREDWRIIITRSITRSNHSMEEPLPIDLIFEVLSRLPAKSIAISRCVSKLWASMILRPCFTELFLTRSWARPQVLLACQDHNDGLSFFSSPQLQNPDVSSSPVTANYHMTYPYDVSFEIPGLPVHGLVCVITKRVVKRRKETVHVICNPSTGESLTLPKVTTQRVGVRNLFGYDPIDKQFKVLCMTSAGCTGDGVLYREHQVLTLGTGNLLWRKIKCCIPHAPAPEQDICINGVLYYPARNSTAETMLACFDVRSEKFRLITRMQKPSGGLEL; encoded by the coding sequence ATGAAAGCACGGCGGAGAAATGTACGGGAGGATTGGCGCATCATCATCACACGAAGCATTACCCGATCCAACCACTCAATGGAGGAACCTCTCCCAATTGATCTCATCTTCGAAGTACTCTCGAGATTACCAGCCAAGTCCATAGCCATATCTCGCTGCGTATCAAAGCTATGGGCGTCCATGATTCTCCGTCCATGTTTCACAGAGCTATTCTTGACCCGATCTTGGGCTCGCCCGCAGGTATTGCTCGCCTGCCAGGATCACAATGACGGGTTGTCGTTCTTTTCATCACCTCAGCTCCAAAACCCAGACGTAAGCTCTTCTCCTGTAACTGCAAACTATCACATGACATATCCCTACGACGTTTCCTTCGAAATTCCTGGCCTTCCCGTCCATGGCCTTGTATGTGTTATAACTAAGCGGGTCGTGAAAAGAAGGAAAGAAACGGTGCATGTGATATGCAATCCCAGCACTGGAGAATCTTTGACTTTACCCAAAGTAACGACGCAAAGGGTTGGTGTAAGGAATTTGTTCGGGTATGATCCTATTGATAAACAGTTTAAGGTACTGTGCATGACCTCGGCGGGTTGTACTGGAGATGGAGTGTTGTATCGAGAGCATCAGGTTCTGACATTAGGAACTGGAAACTTGCTGTGGAGAAAAATCAAATGTTGCATACCACACGCTCCTGCGCCGGAACAAGACATATGCATCAATGGTGTCTTGTATTATCCAGCTAGGAATAGCACTGCAGAGACTATGCTAGCTTGCTTTGATGTTCGGTCTGAGAAGTTCCGCCTGATTACACGCATGCAAAAACCGAGCGGGGGTTTGGAACTCTGA
- the LOC130499121 gene encoding uncharacterized protein LOC130499121 produces the protein MGYDNESLTWHVVIGSLSLSRLLRYLSLVFSALLIFSGKCRLKFWYLNHEVRAGVTVEEVRSASPVSDPPPLYPPVLTTPISLPTPEAIGYPSAQQVMSFKGKPTDKRQLLDEIEIRELRIDHIDHRCCWGSRPARTWKIRAVVCS, from the exons ATGGGGTATGATAACGAGTCCTTG ACGTGGCATGTTGTCATTggctctctatctctctctcgtCTTCTCCGCTATCTCTCTCTTGTCTTCTCCGCTCTGTTAATTTTCTCAGGAAAGTGTAGATTGAAATTCTGGTATCTGAATCATGAAGTTCG AGCTGGCGTCACCGTTGAAGAAGTCCGTTCCGCTTCCCCTGTTTCTGATCCTCCTCCTCTCTATCCTCCCGTGTTAACCACCCCCATCTCGTTACCCACTC CGGAAGCTATTGGCTACCCGAGTGCACAGCAGGTCATGAGCTTCAAAGGTAAGCCCACTGACAAAAG GCAGTTGCTTGATGAGATTGAGATAAGAGAGCTGCGCATTGATCACATCGACCACCGTTGCTGTTGGGGAAGCCGTCCTGCTCGCACATGGAAGATCCGTGCTGTCGTCTGCTCGTAA
- the LOC108819174 gene encoding transcription initiation factor TFIID subunit 15 isoform X1, translating into MAGYSTKGAPTNGSVYVSNLPLGTDENMLAEYFGTIGLLKRDKRTGTPKVWLYRDKETDEPKGDATVTYEDPHAALAAVDWFNNKDFHGSVIGVFMAESKSKSGGDHPSESFGFDGGAANKETDGGGAGRGRGQGDSSAKPWQQDGDWMCPNTSCTNVNFAFRGVCNRCGTARPAGASGGSMGAGGRGRGRGGGADGGPPGKGASTGLFGPNDWSCPMCGNVNWAKRLKCNVCNTNKPGQNEGGVRGGRGGGYKELDEQELEETKRRRREAEQDDGEMYDEFGNLKKKYRVKTHQADARPAVAAGRAGWEVEELGVDRDGRERSRDRQRDRGDKHRDHHHHYDKDRRRSRSRSRERERGKERDYDRDRDRDRDYGRGSRYRN; encoded by the exons ATGGCTGGATATTCAACGAAAGGAGCTCCTACGAATGGATCAGTCTACGTTTCTAACCTTCCACTAGGCACTGACGAGAATATGTTGGCTGAATATTTTGGGACCATTGGGTTACTAAAG agAGACAAACGAACTGGTACTCCCAAGGTGTGGCTGTACCGAGACAAAGAGACTGATGAGCCCAAAGGAGATGCTACTGTTACCTATGAAGACCCGCACGCTGCTTTGGCTGCTGTTGATTGGTTCAATAACAAAGACTTCCATGGAAGCGTCATTGGAGTTTTTATGGCGGAGTCGAAGAGCAAAAGTGGAGGAGACCATCCGAGTGAGTCTTTCGGGTTCGATGGAGGTGCTGCTAACAAGGAAACAGATGGAGGAGGTGCTGGAAGGGGGAGAGGTCAGGGTGATTCTTCCGCCAAGCCATGGCAGCAAGACGGGGACTGGATGTGCCCAAATACAAG TTGCACAAATGTGAATTTTGCGTTCCGTGGGGTTTGTAACCGTTGCGGAACTGCCAGACCAGCTGGTGCATCTGGTGGCAGCATGGGGGCTGGTGGTCGTGGAAGGGGCCGAGGTGGAGGTGCTGATGGTGGCCCACCGGGGAAGGGTGCTTCTACTGGTCTTTTTGGTCCAAATGATTGGTCTTGTCCAAT GTGCGGTAATGTCAACTGGGCTAAGCGTTTAAAATGTAACGTCTGCAACACCAATAAACCTGGTCAGAATGAAGGTGGTGTGAG GGGAGGCCGTGGTGGTGGTTACAAGGAATTGGATGAACAAGAATTAGAGGAAACAAAGAGACGCAGGCGTGAGGCCGAACAA GATGATGGTGAAATGTATGATGAGTTTGGAAATCTAAAGAAGAAGTACCGCGTTAAAACACACCAAGCTGACGCCAGACCTGCTGTTGCTGCTGGTCGTGCTGGGTGGGAAGTCGAGGAACTAG GTGTTGATAGAGATGGAAGAGAGAGAAGCAGAGACAGGCAAAGAGACCGTGGGGATAAGCAtagagatcatcatcatcactacgATAAGGATAGACGCAGGAGCAGAAGCAGAAGCCGAGAGAGGGAAAGAGGCAAGGAGCGTGACTATGACCGTGACAGGGACAGAGACAGAGACTATGGTCGTGGAAGCAGGTACCGTAACTGA
- the LOC108819174 gene encoding transcription initiation factor TFIID subunit 15 isoform X2, whose protein sequence is MVLSQRDKRTGTPKVWLYRDKETDEPKGDATVTYEDPHAALAAVDWFNNKDFHGSVIGVFMAESKSKSGGDHPSESFGFDGGAANKETDGGGAGRGRGQGDSSAKPWQQDGDWMCPNTSCTNVNFAFRGVCNRCGTARPAGASGGSMGAGGRGRGRGGGADGGPPGKGASTGLFGPNDWSCPMCGNVNWAKRLKCNVCNTNKPGQNEGGVRGGRGGGYKELDEQELEETKRRRREAEQDDGEMYDEFGNLKKKYRVKTHQADARPAVAAGRAGWEVEELGVDRDGRERSRDRQRDRGDKHRDHHHHYDKDRRRSRSRSRERERGKERDYDRDRDRDRDYGRGSRYRN, encoded by the exons ATGGTATTAAGCCAG agAGACAAACGAACTGGTACTCCCAAGGTGTGGCTGTACCGAGACAAAGAGACTGATGAGCCCAAAGGAGATGCTACTGTTACCTATGAAGACCCGCACGCTGCTTTGGCTGCTGTTGATTGGTTCAATAACAAAGACTTCCATGGAAGCGTCATTGGAGTTTTTATGGCGGAGTCGAAGAGCAAAAGTGGAGGAGACCATCCGAGTGAGTCTTTCGGGTTCGATGGAGGTGCTGCTAACAAGGAAACAGATGGAGGAGGTGCTGGAAGGGGGAGAGGTCAGGGTGATTCTTCCGCCAAGCCATGGCAGCAAGACGGGGACTGGATGTGCCCAAATACAAG TTGCACAAATGTGAATTTTGCGTTCCGTGGGGTTTGTAACCGTTGCGGAACTGCCAGACCAGCTGGTGCATCTGGTGGCAGCATGGGGGCTGGTGGTCGTGGAAGGGGCCGAGGTGGAGGTGCTGATGGTGGCCCACCGGGGAAGGGTGCTTCTACTGGTCTTTTTGGTCCAAATGATTGGTCTTGTCCAAT GTGCGGTAATGTCAACTGGGCTAAGCGTTTAAAATGTAACGTCTGCAACACCAATAAACCTGGTCAGAATGAAGGTGGTGTGAG GGGAGGCCGTGGTGGTGGTTACAAGGAATTGGATGAACAAGAATTAGAGGAAACAAAGAGACGCAGGCGTGAGGCCGAACAA GATGATGGTGAAATGTATGATGAGTTTGGAAATCTAAAGAAGAAGTACCGCGTTAAAACACACCAAGCTGACGCCAGACCTGCTGTTGCTGCTGGTCGTGCTGGGTGGGAAGTCGAGGAACTAG GTGTTGATAGAGATGGAAGAGAGAGAAGCAGAGACAGGCAAAGAGACCGTGGGGATAAGCAtagagatcatcatcatcactacgATAAGGATAGACGCAGGAGCAGAAGCAGAAGCCGAGAGAGGGAAAGAGGCAAGGAGCGTGACTATGACCGTGACAGGGACAGAGACAGAGACTATGGTCGTGGAAGCAGGTACCGTAACTGA
- the LOC130499256 gene encoding BTB/POZ domain-containing protein At1g50280-like: protein MSLFYDLQICINGDHTFFLNQDVISKYSGSLRKLIKQSKKKRNKKSKSSEIIAIEIDGFPGGPDGFELVSRFCYSNGGISIDVSNVSTLYCCSVFLGMTEKLCFSNLLLQTESFLEEVFYGSWNDIVSSLKSCEQVFLHADSYGLVDKLIFAALTRISRSSEAFSSSSLSSSSPSSAKNTPESDKRLTSQTVSCGRSNEWWFNDMSSLSPMIILKLKRIIGAYKTNVKSLVMTKFLLHYLKTRLQTKSRNIELMRNKLEYSDLADTAVTGVVLAGKTVFSCRKLFWVLRVLSSFSLSRESKTGLETLIGEMLDQATLDDLLIPAAGGSRESGFYNVVLVIRLLKVFVRNREEGEEEEESKMKEVGRLIDKYLREISPDQNLKVSKFLGVAESLPDSARGCFDGVYRAIDIYLQSHPNLTPEDRTKICRCLNYKKLTLETCRQLARNPKIPPDVAIQALKSRCDDQKQRTPIPEVKLVNKSTCRSRRHSQDKKPVMLHHKGFAISEKLAEELKTKEVYNWKVIDSFREQL from the exons ATGTCTCTCTTCTACGATCTTCAAATCTGTATCAATGGAGATCACACATTCTTCCTCAATCAG GATGTGATCTCAAAGTACTCTGGAAGCTTAAGGAAGCTGATAAAacagagcaagaagaagagaaacaagaagAGTAAATCTTCAGAGATCATCGCTATCGAGATCGATGGGTTTCCAGGTGGACCAGATGGGTTTGAGCTGGTTTCAAGGTTCTGTTACAGCAACGGAGGAATCTCGATCGATGTCTCAAACGTCTCGACTCTGTACTGCTGCTCTGTTTTTCTAGGCATGACGGAAAAGCTCTGTTTCTCTAACCTCTTGCTCCAAACAGAGTCTTTTCTCGAAGAAGTGTTCTACGGTTCTTGGAACGACATCGTTTCAAGCCTCAAGAGCTGCGAGCAAGTGTTCCTCCACGCAGATTCGTACGGTCTCGTCGATAAACTCATTTTCGCAGCTTTGACCAGAATCTCTCGGAGTTCAGAAgcgttctcttcttcttcactgtcttcttcttcgcctTCTTCGGCTAAGAACACGCCTGAATCAGACAAAAGGTTAACTTCTCAGACTGTTTCTTGCGGAAGAAGCAACGAGTGGTGGTTCAATGATATGTCAAGTCTCTCCCCAATGATCATCTTGAAGTTAAAAAGGATCATTGGAGCTTACAAAACCAATGTGAAAAGCTTGGTCATGACTAAGTTTCTTCTCCATTATCTCAAGACAAGACTCCAAACCAAATCAAGAAATATAGAGCTTATGAGGAACAAGCTTGAGTACTCTGATTTAGCTGATACAGCGGTTACAGGAGTGGTTTTGGCTGGTAAAACCGTGTTTTCTTGCAGGAAACTCTTCTGGGTTCTTCGGGTTTTATCCAGTTTTAGTCTAAGTAGAGAGTCAAAAACCGGTTTAGAAACCCTAATTGGAGAAATGTTGGATCAAGCAACACTTGATGATCTTCTGATACCTGCAGCTGGAGGAAGCAGAGAGAGTGGGTTCTACAATGTTGTTCTTGTGATAAGATTGCTAAAAGTGTTTGTGAGGAacagagaagaaggagaagaagaagaagaatcaaagatGAAAGAAGTTGGGAGATTGATTGATAAGTATTTAAGAGAGATATCTCCAGATCAGAATTTGAAAGTATCCAAGTTCCTTGGTGTTGCAGAGAGTTTGCCAGATTCTGCTAGAGGTTGCTTTGATGGAGTTTACAGAGCCATTGACATCTATCTACAG TCTCATCCTAATCTAACACCAGAAGATCGAACAAAGATATGTCGATGTCTCAATTACAAGAAACTGACACTGGAGACCTGCAGACAGCTCGCCAGAAACCCTAAGATCCCTCCAGATGTTGCCATTCAAGCACTCAAGTCCAGATGTGACGATCAAAAACAGAGAACTCCAATTCCAGAGGTGAAACTTGTAAACAAGAGTACGTGTCGTAGTCGTAGACACTCACAAGACAAGAAGCCTGTAATGTTGCACCATAAAGGCTTTGCGATATCAGAGAAATTAGCCGAGGAGCTGAAGACTAAAGAAGTATATAACTGGAAGGTTATAGATAGTTTCAGAGAACAGCTATGA
- the LOC108822741 gene encoding serine/threonine-protein kinase TIO: MGVEDYHVIELVGEGSFGRVYKGRRKYTGQTVAMKFIMKQGKSDKDIHSLRQEIEILRKLKHENIIEMLDSFENAREFCVVTEFAQGELFEVLEDDKCLPEEQVQAIAKQLVKALHYLHSNRIIHRDMKPQNILIGPGSVVKLCDFGFARAMSANTVVLRSIKGTPLYMAPELVREQPYNHTADLWSLGVILYELYVGQPPFYTNSVYALIRHIVKDPVKYPDEMSYNFKSFLKGLLNKVPQSRLTWPALLQHPFVKESLEEAEAREMHTAVVDHKATWRQGNGGQQRNEKCENATPVKDASPPGTLADVQSDMKTAVEVLSPSPEDFLGFPTQEDIKSAGDATLDKLENTSRTAKGAKVIGEDDKAVDVLLLSLERCSKSTQLFKRDKDVACSVQSLRIISNLVAARAIVSVGLTDKITCALLDFTDALVGMKSSEFNNIIPKSLSVTKNLVGHIEGSSIHSSYIRHWTKLVEIFVQVVGWEEEGTGRILYEACCCIGTMLSRVAENLKTSTPDSTSQQILEHANMSRIVDHLCLCLASSGSSLASGSSQMLAAACEACRAIWILIDASETFFKNDNAYIFPLDALQSHRLSQLDQRNCEWGPLSEKLVDTVTRTYLRSKHVQIAVSHCLHQRTEAPLISAIQLLSRCCLHNGLMPSVLCGLPSSLPIATVVSGGEDGTVISEIFSILSYATSAIKDQQTGETNNIKGRLNNLVFHSCLLLATVAQCLNVSGRNSALLMLTTSPKKHLHRLSAIANHIASEDKIEASLQNHSASAMLALASILSLEKGSSAESSVSEMAVPLIPRATKLCYHLRPMPSNEGEVISPSAKPNLTKWHGLLDGCIGLLESRLKWGGPLTVQQLIASGTPLLLMNLLAGRLSNASPDDIKNTPNRIGLSPMGVIWAVSSICHCLSGGTLTFRQVLLKTENMKLVSYLMSDAHIKLVKSWGGPGGGKDGARETINVIIDLLAFPFVALQSQPGPLSATASVNSGFILNVGSPGVRVCIEDRDLLKAIEEDMDKYIKVLVEVGVPSLILRCLEHLDLKDLVRPVAFLAKMVGRPRLAVELVSKGLLDPNRMKKLLNNSSPREVILDVLMIISDLSRMDKAFYKYVGEASVLQPLKEFLTHPDPNIRAKACSALGNMCRHNEYFYSSLAEHQIIGLLIDRCADPDKRTQKFACFAIGNAAYHSDKLYEELRRSITQLANVLTSAEEDKTKANAAGALSNLVRNSNKLCEDIVSKGALQTLLKLVADCSATALNPSKKETATESPLKIALFSLAKMCSNHQICRQFVKSSELFPVIARLKHSPETNIAHYASVIVAKVGGGGS; encoded by the exons ATGGGCGTTGAGGATTATCATGTGATTGAGCTCGTTGGTGAAGGCTCGTTCGGGAGAGTCTACAAAGGAAGACGAAAGTATACCGGCCAG aCGGTGGCGATGAAGTTCATCATGAAACAAGGGAAGAGTGACAAAGATATACATAGTCTAAGACAAGAAATCGAG ATATTGCGGAAGCTCAAGCATGAGAACATTATTGAAATGCTCGACTCCTTTGAAAACGCACGAGAGTTCTGTGTTGTCACTGAGTTTGCCCAA GGTGAACTGTTTGAGGTTCTTGAAGATGACAAGTGCCTTCCGGAAGAGCAAGTTCAAGCAATCGCTAAGCAGCTG GTGAAAGCATTGCATTACTTGCATTCGAACCGTATTATCCACCGTGACATGAAGCCACAAAACATTCTTATTGGTCCTGGGTCAGTGGTTAAG CTATGTGATTTTGGTTTCGCTCGAGCTATGTCTGCCAACACTGTAGTTTTGCGATCTATAAAAG GCACTCCATTGTACATGGCGCCGGAGCTTGTGAGAGAACAGCCATACAATCATACCGCTGACCTGTGGTCTCTTGGTGTTATATT GTATGAATTATATGTCGGTCAACCTCCCTTCTACACTAATTCTGTGTACGCTCTCATCCGTCACATTGTTAAG GATCCCGTCAAATATCCTGATGAAATGAGTTATAATTTCAAAAGCTTTTTGAAGGGATTGCTCAACAAG GTGCCCCAAAGTCGATTAACCTGGCCTGCTCTTCTTCAGCACCCCTTCGTTAAAGAATCACTAGAGGAAGCGGAAGCCAGG GAAATGCATACAGCAGTAGTTGACCATAAGGCAACTTGGAGACAAGGAAATGGAGGGCAACAGAGAAACG AAAAATGTGAAAATGCGACCCCGGTTAAAGACGCCTCTCCTCCAGGAACTCTAGCTGACGTTCAGTCAGATATGAAGACTGCTGTCGAAGTACTTTCTCCATCTCCTGAGGACTTTCTCGGATTCCCAACCCAAGAGGATATCAAAAGTGCAG GTGATGCAACATTAGACAAACTGGAAAATACATCCCGCACTGCTAAAGGTGCAAAAGTTATTGGTGAAGATGATAAAGCAGTGGATGTTCTTTTGCTGTCACTGGAAAGATGTTCAAAATCCACGCAACTGTTTAAAAG GGATAAAGATGTTGCTTGTTCTGTTCAGTCCCTCAGGATCATTTCTAATCTGGTTGCAGCTCGCGCCATAGTTTCGGTTGGACTGACTGACAAAATAACATGTGCACTGCTAGATTTTACTGACGCTCTTGTTGGGATGAAATCATCCGAGTTCAACAACATAATACCAAAG AGTCTTTCAGTCACTAAAAACTTGGTAGGACATATTGAAGGCAGTAGCATACATAGTTCCTACATCAGGCACTGGACCAAATTAGTGGAAATTTTCGTACAG GTTGTCGGATGGGAAGAAGAGGGAACTGGTAGAATTTTATATGAGGCGTGTTGTTGCATCGGAACGATGTTGTCTCGAGTTGCAGAAAATCTAAAGACTTCAACTCCTGATTCTACTTCGCAACAGATTTTGGAGCATGCTAACATGTCCCGCATAGTTGATCATTTGTGTCTATGTTTGGCTTCGTCTGGATCGAGTTTAGCTTCTGGCTCTTCACAGATGTTAGCAGCAGCCTGCGAAGCTTGTAGAGCAATATGGATTCTCATAGATGCTTCAGAAACATTCTTCAAGAATGACAATGCCTACATATTTCCTCTCGATGCCTTGCAGAGCCATCGTCTCTCTCAGCTTGACCAAAGGAACTGTGAGTGGGGTCCGTTATCTGAGAAACTTGTCGATACAGTGACAAGAACATATCTCCGATCAAAGCATGTGCAAATTGCTGTCAGCCATTGCCTCCACCAACGAACGGAGGCTCCATTGATTTCTGCAATCCAG CTTTTGTCAAGATGCTGCCTTCACAACGGACTTATGCCTAGCGTGCTTTGTGGTCTTCCCAGTTCACTGCCTATTGCTACCGTAGTCAGTGGTGGAGAGGATGGTACTGTTATTTCAGAAATATTTTCTATACTATCTTATGCAACATCAGCGATCAAGGACCAACAAACCGGAGAAACAAATAACATCAAGGGCAGACTAAACAATCTGGTGTTCCATTCATGCCTTCTGTTGGCAACAGTTGCCCAATGTTTGAATGTAAGTGGGAGAAATTCTGCTTTGTTGATGCTGACAACTTCTCCAAAGAAGCATCTACATCGTCTTTCTGCCATAGCCAATCATATTGCCTCAGAGGACAAAATCGAAGCCTCCCTTCAGAATCACTCTGCATCAGCTATGCTTGCTCTTGCATCTATCCTCTCTCTTGAAAAAGGATCTTCTGCGGAATCTTCTGTCTCTGAGATGGCAGTGCCTCTGATTCCTCGAGCTACTAAGCTGTGTTATCATCTAAGGCCGATGCCAAGTAATGAAGGTGAAGTCATATCTCCTTCTGCCAAGCCTAATCTTACCAAATGGCATGGACTTCTAGATGGATGCATTGGTTTATTAGAATCCAGATTGAAGTGGGGAGGACCTTTAACAGTTCAGCAGCTTATTGCTAGTGGTACACCATTGCTTCTTATGAATCTGTTAGCTGGCAGACTTTCAAATGCTTCGCCAGATGACATCAAGAACACTCCCAATCGGATTGGCTTGTCTCCTATGGGCGTTATATGGGCAGTTTCGTCTATTTGCCACTGTCTTTCGGGCGGCACTTTAACTTTCCGTCAAGTTCTATTGAAGACCGAAAACATGAAACTGGTTTCTTATTTAATGTCTGATGCTCATATCAAGCTAGTAAAGAGCTGGGGAGGTCCAGGGGGAGGAAAAGATGGAGCCAGAGAGACGATAAATGTGATAATTGATCTGCTTGCGTTTCCTTTTGTTGCTCTACAAAGTCAACCAGGTCCGTTATCTGCAACAGCTTCTGTGAATAGTGGATTCATTCTCAACGTGGGCTCTCCTGGCGTGAGAGTGTGCATCGAAGATAGAGATCTGCTAAAAGCTATAGAAGAGGATATGGATAAATACATAAAAGTCCTCGTGGAG GTGGGAGTGCCCAGTTTAATTCTTCGTTGCTTGGAACACTTGGACCTAAAAGATTTAGTAAGGCCTGTTGCTTTTCTTGCCAAAATGGTGGGCCGTCCACGTCTTGCGGTAGAGCTGGTTAGCAAAGGTCTGTTGGATCCTAACAGAATGAAAAAATTACTCAACAATTCAAGTCCAAGAGAAGTCATACTTGATGTTCTGATGATCATATCTGATCTATCGAGGATGGATAAG GCTTTCTACAAATACGTCGGTGAGGCTTCTGTTTTGCAGCCTCTAAAGGAGTTTCTGACTCATCCGGATCCAAATATACGCGCAAAAGCTTGTAGCGCTCTTGGTAACATGTGCAGACACAATGAATATTTCTATAGTTCTCTC GCGGAACATCAAATCATCGGTCTCCTCATTGATCGATGCGCTGATCCTGACAAACGAACACAGAAATTCGCCTGCTTTGCT atTGGGAACGCTGCTTACCATAGTGACAAGCTATACGAAGAACTAAGACGATCTATAACGCAGCTAGCAAATGTTTTGACCTCAGCCGAAGAAGACAAGACGAAAGCGAACGCTGCTGGTGCATTGAGCAACCTTGTCCGAAACTCCAACAAGCTTTGTGAAGATATAGTCTCTAAAGGAGCTTTACAG ACATTACTGAAGTTGGTCGCGGACTGCTCGGCTACTGCCCTGAACCCAAGCAAGAAAGAGACAGCAACTGAGTCACCACTGAAGATAGCACTCTTCTCGCTGGCTAAAATGTGTTCGAACCACCAGATTTGCAGACAGTTCGTGAAGTCATCGGAGTTGTTCCCGGTCATCGCGAGGCTTAAACATTCCCCTGAGACTAATATTGCTCACTACGCTTCAGTTATTGTCGCCAaagttggtggtggtggttcttAA